GCCTTTACTCATAACGGAGGATGAAATATATTATCGATGCCCTCAAATAATATTCTTTCCTTTTAGCGATAAAATGTTATCTGTCATAGGTCAAGAATCAATTGATGAGTTTAAACAGACAGATACTTATAAATCTATGGAAGAGCAAATTTTAAGTCTTGAAAAAAGGAATCCTACAGTTAATGACTTTTTAATACATAAAGTTATAGATTTAGATAAAATTGAGGATATATATTCTCAAAAACATTTAATTTCTGAAAATGAATTAAAAATTTTGGATGTGTGTGGTTGTACAAATAAAATTGTTGAAATAAACTATGGAAATGGGTCTTATATTTTTTTCACAAGTTTAAATACTGATGGGAATATTTATAATTGTTTAGATATTGATGAGTTAATTAAAATCAATGATTATTATAATATTTCTCATAAGGGAATTTATGTATCTGTCATTAATATTAAAGGAAATAATAGAACTGACATTCTTAAAAATTCATATAATATAGTTTACATATTTCATGAAGAAAAATTAGATAATGAGGAAATTAAATGCATTGAGAAAATATTAATGGATTTCAGCATAATTTAAATGTAGAGTATTAGGAACGAGTCAAATTATGTTAAGATTAAGATATAAAAAACATTCTAGTGAAAACTGGATTAATCATGATTCTGCTGCAGGTGCTGAGACAATTTCAGGAAATGTACGGGCAATCTAGTGTGATGGCGGATATGTTATAGTATATGACTTGTCTGTGATTTTTATAGATTTGTAGGGTAGTTAATATTTAATCGGATACAAGTTGAAATGAAAATGTTTACATTTAACATCATAAATAGATTATAATTTAAAATAAAATTTGTAAACTTTAAAATTGAAATTATATTGTACTTAAATATATAATACAATTAATAAAATAATAATGGAGTGAAAATATGTTCGACGAAATATTTGGAAAATTAGGAAACTTTTGGGTCTCAGATAATGATAAAGAAATTGTTCCGGGGTATATTAATCAAAAGAATAATGATTTTGAAATTTCATTTGTTAATGTAGATTTTAATGATTATGATGATGATTATATTTTGCTAAATGGTGTTGTGGAAAATAAAAAATTAAGTTTAATAATTATAAATGATCCAATTAAAAGTACACATGCAAAAGTTATAAACAATACTTATTACATTAGATATTTATTTGAAGGAAAACATTATAATAATAAAGATAATATTAAATTTGAGAATATTAATATTAAAATTGACAATATTCTATCAACTATTAACTTGCACTCATTTTCTACAATTACTCCAAAGCCAGATATTTTATTAATAAAAGAGCCTACTAATGAATATGTTGTTGATTTAAATGAATTTAATTTAGAGATATTCCTTAAACCAAAAAGTACTATCGGTTACTCTTCAAATGGGCAGTATGCTAAGTTCAATGAAGAGATTATTCTTAAATTAAATTATGATGAACCTAAAACTATAACTGAAATTTATCCTCATATTGTAAAAATTAAAGACCTATTCACATTCCTCACTGGGAAATCAGAAATCATTGGACTTTATGAATCATCAAAAAATAAGGAAATAAACATGTTATTTCCAATCGTGACCCGAAAATATAATTTGAAGCCTCAACATAATACATTGATTCAATTTAATGAAAATAATCTTGAGAAAATATTTAATAACTGGTTTGAAAATTATGACTCTTTAAAAGGGGTTTATGATTTATATTTTTCAACAATTGGATCTAATTTATCTAGTGAAACATTATTCTTAACATATTGCCAAATTCTTGAAAGTTATCATAGAAAAAGATATCTTGGGGAATATGTTTCTAAAGAAAAATTTGAAGATTTTAAAAGCAAATTCACACCATGTGCTACAAAAATGGATGGTTTAGATGAAATTGTTTCAAAAGAAAATAAAGGTCAATTTTTAAATAAAATTATAAATTCAATTCAATTTTGCTATGAATTTACATTAAAAGACCGTTTAAAAGAAATATTTAATGAATTTAAAAAATGTGAATTATTTATAAAAATTATTGATAAATTCACTGATGAAGAAACATTTGATAAAGGAATAAAAACTTACTGCGATATTGTTAAAGATGGTAGAAATTATTATACTCACTATGGTGAAGAACCAGAACATTTATTAAAAGGGATTGAATTTTTTGAATTAACAGATAGTTTAAATCTAATAATAAAAATGATATTTTTAAAAGAATTTGGGTTAACTGATTCAGAAATAAACAATATTACAAAAAATCCTAGATTTAATTTTGTGGAATATTATGAAAATTAATTGAATATAACCGATATGAACTATGTATGAAAATAGAATATTAATATTCTTTTTTGTAAAATTCTTAAAATTAAAGGTTGTATTCAATTTAACAAATGAATACAACTTACTTTATTTTAATCTATATTGGCTTTTTCTAAGTTTATTCTATTTTTCATTGCTTCTACAACACCTTTATATCCTGGGAATAAATATTCTTCTGAATAACCATCAGAATATAGGGCCTTTAAAATTTCATATTTGCAGTCACCTGAAATAATAAATTTATAGAATATTCTTTCATTTTCTTTTAGAGTGAATTTTTCAATTCCCTCTAAATCAATTTCAATTTCTGAATTATCATTTTTCTTAAAACCGTTTTTTTGAATAATGTCACAAATCATTTCATCTAATGATTCTAATGAAGTTTCATTAAAAGTTTCTGGTTTGTTAATTAGAAAA
The sequence above is drawn from the Methanobrevibacter thaueri genome and encodes:
- a CDS encoding HEPN domain-containing protein — encoded protein: MFDEIFGKLGNFWVSDNDKEIVPGYINQKNNDFEISFVNVDFNDYDDDYILLNGVVENKKLSLIIINDPIKSTHAKVINNTYYIRYLFEGKHYNNKDNIKFENINIKIDNILSTINLHSFSTITPKPDILLIKEPTNEYVVDLNEFNLEIFLKPKSTIGYSSNGQYAKFNEEIILKLNYDEPKTITEIYPHIVKIKDLFTFLTGKSEIIGLYESSKNKEINMLFPIVTRKYNLKPQHNTLIQFNENNLEKIFNNWFENYDSLKGVYDLYFSTIGSNLSSETLFLTYCQILESYHRKRYLGEYVSKEKFEDFKSKFTPCATKMDGLDEIVSKENKGQFLNKIINSIQFCYEFTLKDRLKEIFNEFKKCELFIKIIDKFTDEETFDKGIKTYCDIVKDGRNYYTHYGEEPEHLLKGIEFFELTDSLNLIIKMIFLKEFGLTDSEINNITKNPRFNFVEYYEN